The Sagittula stellata E-37 sequence ACTCAGCACCACATCCGACAACGGCGTGGCCATCATCCGGGTCGACGCCGACCGCATCGACGCCGCCGTCGCAATCGCCTTCAAGGATCGGATGCGCGAGATTCTCGGGGATGCGTCGGGCCGCGTCGTGCTCGACCTCGAAAGGGTGGACTTTATCGATTCGAGCGGCCTTGGCGCGATTGTCGCCGCCATGAAGCTGATGCCACCGAATGCCAAGCTGGAACTGGCCGGTTTGTCCCCGGCCGTCGACAAGGTTTTTCGCATGACCCGCATGGATTCGATATTCCAGATCCACGAGACCGCCGTCACCGCGCTGAACGCCTGACCGGCCGTGCCGTGGAGGCCGAGATGAATGCAGAACTGCGGGATGGCGGCACGCTCGTCATTCAAGGTGTTCTAGGTAACACGCCGCAGGCCGTCACTCTGGCGCTCCATCAGGTACGCGCGCATCTCGACCGTCGCCCGCCCTTTTCCGACCTGGACCTCTCCTGGGAAATCGTCGTGGCAGAGGTGCTCAACAACATCGTCGAGCACGCCTATGCCGACGGATGCGCCGGGACCATCAGTCTGCACCTGACGTTTCGCCCCGACAGCCTGCGCGCGGAGTTCCGCGATACCGGCGTCGCCATGCCGGGTCATACCCCGCCAAAGGGCATGGCCGCGAACCTGGACGTCCCGATCGCCGACCTTCCCGAAGGCGGATTTGGCTGGCACCTCATCCGTACGCTCGTGACGGACCTCGACTATTCCTGCACCGAAGGCACCAACCGCCTCGCGCTGGAAATGCTTCTGTCCCACGCATCCTGACAATCGCCGTTCGTGCCTGTGGAAGAACTGCCGCCCGCGCCTGCCCAAACGGTGCCTGTTCCCGAAATGACCCTACGGCAGCCACAATCGCGCCCGATTGGAGCGTCATCTTCAGTCTTGTAGCTGCATATGGCTTCACCTCGGTGCCGCGCGTTTTCAGCCCCCACCCAGTGCGCGGTACCGAGGTTCTATGCATCCAGAACACGCCCCTTCGCGGGCGTGTTCTTGCGTTTGCGCACCCTGCTTGCGCGGCGCCGTCCCGGCCATGAAAAGACCTGGCCCGGATCACATTTGCGCCCCGTTCCGGAAGCATACCTTGGAATGTAGCTGCATATGGCTTCACCTCGGCGCCGCGCGTTATCAGCCCCCACCCAGTGCGCGGCGTCGAGGTTCTGTCTCCCTCCACCGCACGGATTGACGCCCCCGGATAGCCGCCTATCCTGCGCGCAACACTCAGGGAGGCAGAGCATGCGCGATTTCCAGAAACCCGGACGGTCCCCCGTCCTCGCCATGAACGGCCTCTGCGCCACCTCGCATCCTCTGGCGGCCTCGACGGCGGTGGATGTCTTGCGAAGGGGCGGCAACGCCATGGACGCCGCCATCGCCGGGGCCGTGCTGCTCGGCCTCTGTGAACCGGCCATGACGGGGATCGGCGGCGACTGCTTTGCGCTCGTGTCGCCCGCTGGCACCGAAGACGTGGTGGCCGTCAACGGCTCCGGACGGGCGCCCGCCGGTCACAACGCCGCGCTGCTGCGCGATGAGGGGAAAAGCACGGTGCCGCTCGACCATCCCTATGCCGTCACCGTCCCCGGCGCCATCGACGCCTTCTGCACAATGTCCGAGCGCTGGGGCAAGCTGGGCCTTGCCGACAGTCTGGCCCCGGCGATCCGATACATGGACGAGGGCGTGCCGATCCCACCGCGCGTCGCCTTCGACTACGCGCAGGCGCACGAAAACCTTCAGGGCGCCGCCCGCCACCACTTCCTTAAGGACGGCAAGCCCCTGAAGACCGGCGACATCCTTGCCTTGCCCGGGCAGGCAGAAGTCCTGCGCCGCATCTCGAAACACGGCCGCAGCGCCTTTTACGAAGGCGAGGTCGCCGAGGACATGCTGGCCGCGCTCAACGCCGGTGGCGGCCGCCACACCACCGAGGACTTCGCCGCCGCCCGGACAACCTTTGCCGACCCGCTGGCGGGCCACTACAAGGGCCGCGAACTGCTGGAGCATCCGCCCAACGGACAGGGCATCACCGCGCACCTGATGCTCAACATCCTGTCCCACTTCGACCTTGCGGCGATGGATCCTTTCGGCGTCGAGCGCGCGCATGTGGAGGCGGAGGCTGCAAAACTCGCGTATGACGCCCGCAACCGCTTTCTCTCCGACCCCGACACGATGACCGGCCTCGCCCATCTTCAGGCGCCCGAGACGGCGGAACGGCTCGCCGCGCTGATCGATCCCAACCGTGCGATGGCTTCGGCCACGACAGTCTCCGAGGCGGTGCACAAGGATACGATCTATCTGACCGTCGTGGACCGCGACCGCATGGTTGTGTCGCTGATCTACTCGGTGTTCCACAGCTTCGGCTCCGGCATCGCCTCCGAGAAGTTCGGCATCCTCTTCCAGAATCGTGGGGCCGGGTTTTCGCTGGCCGAGGGCCACGCCAACGAGATGGCCGGCGGCAAGCGCCCGCTGCACACGATCATCCCGGCCATGGTGCGGGACGAAGGCCGCGTGACTATGCCGTTCGGAGTCATGGGCGGGCAGTACCAGCCAAATGGCCACGCCCGAGTGATGTCCAACATGACGGATTACGGCATGGACCCTCAGGCGGCGCTCGACGCTCCGCGCAGCTTTGCCGAAGGCGGAAAGCTGATGGTGGAGCGTGGGTATGCGCCCGAGGTTGCCGCCGCACTGGCCGAAAAGGGGCACGCCGTGGACACGCCCGTCACCCCGATCGGCGGCGCTCAGGCAATCCTGATCCATCCGTCGGGTGTGCTCGAAGGCGCGTCCGATCCGCGCAAGGATGGCTGCGCCATTGGCTATTGACCGGCGGGCGGCGCCCTTCCCCGTGCGCCGCCTCACTGCAAGCGGCGTCGGCCCGACGCCCCTTTCGCGGGAATCGATCTCGAAAGCCGTCAATAAATCTTAACGCCGCCGCAATCTCGCCCCGGTCACACCTCAACCTTAAGGTGTCAACCGTCGGAGAGTTTGCCCCATGACCGGACCCTTCAAGGCCATCGGCCGTTTCTTCACCCGCGCCCTGGACTTCGGCGGCCGCGCAACCCGGGCCGAGTTCTGGTGGGTGCAACTGGCCTACGTCGCGCAGGCGGCAGGCCTCGTCGCGGTCATCGCGACCGACACGGTTCCCTTGGCTCTGCTGTTCGATCCCGCCACCGGTGCCCCGGGGATGGTCATGCAGATCTACGGCCTTGTGATGACAGCGCTCCTCGTCCCTGGCCTGACGCTCTGCATGCGTCGGTTGCACGATACGGGACGTTCCGGCTGGTGGTACTTCATCTTGATCGTACCGCTGATCGGTCCGTTTTGGTTCATATTCCTCATGCTGCTTCCGTCCGACGACATGAACCGGTACGGCTCAAACCCGCACGACGGCCCGGATCGCCCGCTGCGAGAGGCGGCGTCCGGCGGGGCGAACCCGATGCCTGCCGGTAAGGCACGTGGCGCCAAGGGGCCGAAGAAGTCGACGGCGTGGGACAGCGCCCACGTCATCCTGCAGGTGGACGCCGCACCCAGTCCCGCCATGCAACAGGCCCGTAAGGCGGAGATCAGCGACTACTACCGCCGCAATATCCTCAAGGAAATTCCGGCCGAGTGATCCAGCACCACGCCCCGACACGCCGGTCGCTTCAGGCCGTACGTACGCCATGTCCCGCCAGGAAGCATGACCCGATGTAGGGCGGAGATTCTCCGCCCTTCGCCATCGGGGTCCGCGGCGCCTCAGTAGGAATAGGCGGCGTAGATCCGGCTCAGATCGCCGTTCCAGTCGCCGTGATAATGCTCCAGCAGCTCGTCCGCCGGGGTCATACCGCTCTCGACGCTTTCCTTCAGCGCGCTGAGGAAATGCGTCTCGTCCGGGACAAGACCGCCCGCACCGGGACGCGCCCGAGCCTTCAGGCCCGCTTCACAGATCTCCAGCACCTCGCGCGCGAGGTCGTGCATCCGGATACCGTCGACCTCCGCCGCCAGCGCATCGCGCGTGGCCGCCAGCCGCAGCGCCTCGCGCTGTTCTGCCGTCCAGTTGCGGCACAGGTCCCAGGCCGCGTCCAGCGCGGTCTGGTCGTACATCAGACCCACCCAGAAGGCCGGCAAAGCGCACAGCCGCCGCCACGGGCCACCGTCCGCACCGCGCATCTCGATGAACTTCTTCACCCGCGCGTCCGGGAAGGCCGTTGTCAGGTGATCCGCCCAGTCGGACAGGGTTGGCGTTTCGCCCGGCAGCGCAGGCAGCTTGCCCTCCAGGAAATCGCGGAACGACATGCCAAGCGCGTCGACGTATTTGCCATCGCGGTAGACGAAGTACATCGGCACATCCAGCGCGTACTCCACCCAGCGTTCGAAGCCGAAGCCCTCCTCGAAGACGAAGGGAAGCATCCCGGTGCGCGAGTCGTCCAGCGTCTCCCAGATCTGCATCCGCTTCGATTTCACGCCCACCGGCTTGCCCTCGAAGAACGGCGAGTTGGCGAAGAGCGCGGTCGCCACTGGCGACAGAGCCAGCGCCACGCGCATCTTCTGCACCATGTCCGCCTCCGACCCGAAGTCGAGATTCACCTGCACCGTGCAGGTCCGGCGCATCATCTCGCGGCCGGTGGTGCCCACTTTGGGCATGTAGGCGTCCATCAGCTTGTAGCGGCCCTTGGGCATCAGCGGCATCTGGTCGTGCGTCCAGATCGGTGCCGCGCCCAGCCCAATAAATCCGACGCCCAGTTCGTCCGCAACGCCCTTGACCTCGCGCAGGTGCTCGTTGACCTCGTCGCAGGTCTGGTGGATCGTCTCCAGCGGAGCACCGGACAGTTCCAGCGCGCCTCCCGGCTCCAGCGAGACATTCGCCCCGTCCTTGGTCAGGCCGATCAGATGGCCGCCTTCTTCGACCGGCGCCCAGCCGTGGCGGTCCCGCAGCCCCTCCAGCACGGCCCGGATGGAACGTTCGCCTTCGAAGGGCAACGGGTTCAGGGTGTCCTTGCAGTACCCGAACTTCTCGTGTTCCGTCCCGATGCGCCAGTCTTCCTTGGGTTTGCATCCGGAGGCGAGGTAATCCGCCATCTGGTCAAACGATTCGATGGGGCCGCCGCCGGACTGTGGGATGGACATGGTGGGAGGCTCCCGATCTTTGTTCGTTTTCGTTCAGATTACCGTCCTGTCGGCATTCTCGCGGACTGTCAATGCAACCGATCTGGTGCATTGCGCAGGGGACCTGCGCGCCAGATCACGACCGGGATGCGCGACCCCGCCTTCATCTGTTTCAGCATGTGTTCGGTCCGGATGCCGGGCAGGCTGGCGAAAGCATCGAACAAGCCCTCCGCGCCACGCGCTGTCAGGGGGATCGACAGGGGCGCCTGACCGGGCACGCGCAGCACCCAGTGCGGCGGCTTGCCGGAGGGGTCGAGGACCACGCTCGACAAAGACTCGAGGTCCACCACGCCACCGTCGAGAGGCCCGAAATAGCTGATCCGCTTCTCGACGATCTGGACCACGCCCGGTCCGTCGCTGCCCACACGGAAGCGCGCGCGCTGCACGCCAGCCGCCGCCAGCAGCCCCCCGGCCGCCACCAGCGTCCAGCCGATCACCGCCAGAACCGGACCGGTCGCCGCGACGGCCCAGAAAAACCCCAGCGCCGCGACACAGGCCGCGGCGGCCACCTCGCGCCACCGCCACAACAGCCTGCGTGCCTCCGCGCGGATCATGCTGCGGCCCCCAGGGGCAACGGATCGCGCAGGATCGTCACGCGATAGTCGCCACAACGGACGAAGCCGATCCTCTCGTAGGCCCTCGCCGCCACGGGCGACGCGGCGAAGAGGATCGCCAGTTCCGCCCCGCGCGCCCGGGCCGTCGCCAGCAGGCCGGAAACGACTCGCCCGGCGCGGCCTTCGCCGCGGAGGGTTTCCGGAACGAAGACGCCGCCCACCTGCACTGCCCGCCGCGCATGCGCGTTGATCCGCGCCATGGCCACTGGCCTGCCACGTTCTTCCATGATCTGCGTGTCTGGGGAACCGACCGCGGCGCGCGCGCGCACCGCGGCTTCGCGGTCTATACGCGCAGGCGGACAGGTGCCGGTCTCCGAAAGGTATCGCGCCCACCAGTCCGCAAGCTGGGTCACATCGGTCTCCCGTGCCTGCCGCACAGCCGGCGCGGCGCCCAGCCCCGACAGCGTCAGCCGATAGAGCGGCTCTACCCGGTTCAGGGACAGCGCATCCGCCGGTATCCGCAGGGCGCTCAGTATCTCATCCATCTGGCGCACGTCGCCGGTCATCCCGGTCACCGTGTAGCCCTTCAGCAGATGTGCATAGGTCTGTGCCTCGGTGGCGGAAAGACCGGGCAACTGGCACATCAGGAAACCGCCGTTGGTCGCGCCGAAGACACCTGTGATGCCCTCGCCCGTCTCGCGCAGGAAGAAAGACGTGCCATGCGGATGCTTGGTGTTGCCCACTCCATGCGCTTCGAGGTTGCCGAGCAGGAACATGGAATGCGCGATCCGCTCCTCGAGAAACGCGACCATCTGCCCGATATCTGCCTGTGTGGCCTTGCGGATCATCTTATCGTTCCTTCACACCGGATCTTCGCGCCACGAACAGTGCGCTCCACCTTGCCGGAGCCAGAGGCCTTACGATGCCGTGCCGCCATCACGGAAGCAAGCCGCCTCCCGGCACGCGCCTGCTCTGGCCGGCCGCTCTTGGAGGGGGCTCCGCCCCCGGCTTCCTGCGGGCGCCTCCCCCGAGGTATTTGTCGCCAAGATGAAGTCAAAGGCGCGTCTCCTTCATCTTGGCCATAAATACCTGAAGACCCGATTTGAAAGGCGCGCCTAGGCCGGAGGGTTTTCAGTCCGTTGACCACGTGCGACCGTCATGTCCAGTCGCCGAGGTGCGCTTGCCAGAGCGCGAGCGCCGCGACCGCGGCTGTTTCCGCACGCAGGATTCGCGGCCCGAGACTGACCGCCCGCGCGCAGTCCATCTCCGCCAGCCGGGCGCGCTCCCGGTCGGAAAACCCGCCTTCGGGGCCGATCAGCACCGCCCATGGCCCGGGTTCGAGGCCGCCCAGGATCGTGGGGGCACCGGCTGCGGTTTCGTCGCAGAACAGTATCTGGCGCGTGGTGTCCCACTCCGACAGGAGACGCTCCAGCCGTGCCATCTCTGCAACCTCCGGCACGAAGGTGGCGCCGCATTGTTCTGCCGCTTCGACCGCGTGCGCCTGCTGTTTGTCGACACGCAGGCGCTCGGAATTGGTGAAGTCGGTCTGCACGGGCAGGATACGGCGCACGCCCATCTCGACCGCCTTCTCGACGATGAAGTCGGTGCGGGCCTTCTTGACCGGCGCGAACAGCAGCCACAGGTCTGGCGGCGTTCCTTGCGCCGCCTGCCTGTCACGGCAGACGAGGGTCCCGCCGCGTTTGCCTGCATCCGCCACCTCGGCCGCCCATTCGCCGTCCCGTCCATTGAACAGGGCGACACGCGCACCCCGTTCGAGCCGCATGACGCCGAAGAGGTAGTGCGCCTGGTCGCGGGACAGTGCGACCGCCTGTTCCTCGGCCAAAGGCTGGTCTACACAGAGGCGGATTTTCGGTTTCTCGAATGACATGGAGGGGACCATATGACCGGTGCGCAGCAGACGCCAGAGGCGCAGAAACCCGAAGCCTCGGGGCGCGTTTCGGATGCCGTGACGGGCAACTGGGTCGATCATCGCGCCCCCGCCTTTGCACGCCCCTACCTTCGGCTGAGCCGGGCCGACCGGCCAATCGGGACATGGCTCTTGCTTCTGCCCTGCTGGTGGGGGCTGACACTGGCCATGGTTTCGGACGGCCGGGCAAGCTGGTTCGACCTATGGATATTTGTCGGGTGCGGTGTCGGGGCCATCCTGATGCGCGGCGCCGGGTGCACGTGGAACGACATCACCGACCGCCACATCGACGGCTCGGTGGCGCGCACCGCCTCGCGGCCTATCCCGTCGGGGCAGGTGACCGCGAAGCAGGCGCTGGCCTGGGCCGTGGCGCAGTCGCTGATCGCCTTGCTGATCCTGCTGACCTTCCCGCCCATGGCCATCGCGCTTGGCGTGCTGTCGCTGGCGCCTGTGGCGGTCTACCCCTTTGCCAAGCGGTTCACCTGGTGGCCGCAGATCTTCCTCGGCATCGCCTTCAACTGGGGCGCATTGCTGGCCTGGACCGCACACACCGGCACGCTGCAGTGGCCCGCCGTCTTCCTCTATGTCGCGGGCATGGCATGGACGCTGTTCTATGACACCATCTACGCGCATCAGGACAAGGAGGACGACGCCCTGATCGGGGTCAAGTCCACAGCCCGCCTCTTTGGCGACGAGGCCACGCCGCGCTGGCTCGCCTGGTTCCTGGCCCTGACCGTCGCGCTGCAGGGGGTTGCCATCGTCCTGGCTGCGCCCGACGGCGAGATCCTGAAACTGGTCGTCGCTCTCGCCGGACCCTGGGCGATGGGCTGGCACATGCTCTGGCAATTGCGCCGGCTTAAACTGGATGACAACGACCGGCTGCTACAGCTCTTCCGGTCCAATCGCGATGCCGGTCTTCTGGTCGTGCTGTTTTTCGCCGCCGCCATAATCGCCTGATTGCACAGACCGTTTGGACTGCGTATCTAACGTAACACTCGAAACCGGGACGTCACCACGTACATGCGGCTCTCTTCGCTCTTCACCATTGCCGGGACATTTGTCGCTGCCAGCGGGCTGAGCGTACTGACTGCCTACTTTTCCTCGCAGATGATCGAGACAGCCTCGCAGTCCAGCGTGCTGAACGAACTCGACCGCGAGGGGTTGCCCTGGGCCGAGGTGGACACAAACGGTCTGCAGGTCTTTCTGATCGGCACCGCACCGGACGAGGCC is a genomic window containing:
- a CDS encoding STAS domain-containing protein → MQLSTTSDNGVAIIRVDADRIDAAVAIAFKDRMREILGDASGRVVLDLERVDFIDSSGLGAIVAAMKLMPPNAKLELAGLSPAVDKVFRMTRMDSIFQIHETAVTALNA
- a CDS encoding DUF805 domain-containing protein, which translates into the protein MTGPFKAIGRFFTRALDFGGRATRAEFWWVQLAYVAQAAGLVAVIATDTVPLALLFDPATGAPGMVMQIYGLVMTALLVPGLTLCMRRLHDTGRSGWWYFILIVPLIGPFWFIFLMLLPSDDMNRYGSNPHDGPDRPLREAASGGANPMPAGKARGAKGPKKSTAWDSAHVILQVDAAPSPAMQQARKAEISDYYRRNILKEIPAE
- a CDS encoding glutamate--cysteine ligase, which encodes MSIPQSGGGPIESFDQMADYLASGCKPKEDWRIGTEHEKFGYCKDTLNPLPFEGERSIRAVLEGLRDRHGWAPVEEGGHLIGLTKDGANVSLEPGGALELSGAPLETIHQTCDEVNEHLREVKGVADELGVGFIGLGAAPIWTHDQMPLMPKGRYKLMDAYMPKVGTTGREMMRRTCTVQVNLDFGSEADMVQKMRVALALSPVATALFANSPFFEGKPVGVKSKRMQIWETLDDSRTGMLPFVFEEGFGFERWVEYALDVPMYFVYRDGKYVDALGMSFRDFLEGKLPALPGETPTLSDWADHLTTAFPDARVKKFIEMRGADGGPWRRLCALPAFWVGLMYDQTALDAAWDLCRNWTAEQREALRLAATRDALAAEVDGIRMHDLAREVLEICEAGLKARARPGAGGLVPDETHFLSALKESVESGMTPADELLEHYHGDWNGDLSRIYAAYSY
- the ubiA gene encoding 4-hydroxybenzoate octaprenyltransferase, translating into MTGAQQTPEAQKPEASGRVSDAVTGNWVDHRAPAFARPYLRLSRADRPIGTWLLLLPCWWGLTLAMVSDGRASWFDLWIFVGCGVGAILMRGAGCTWNDITDRHIDGSVARTASRPIPSGQVTAKQALAWAVAQSLIALLILLTFPPMAIALGVLSLAPVAVYPFAKRFTWWPQIFLGIAFNWGALLAWTAHTGTLQWPAVFLYVAGMAWTLFYDTIYAHQDKEDDALIGVKSTARLFGDEATPRWLAWFLALTVALQGVAIVLAAPDGEILKLVVALAGPWAMGWHMLWQLRRLKLDDNDRLLQLFRSNRDAGLLVVLFFAAAIIA
- a CDS encoding 16S rRNA (uracil(1498)-N(3))-methyltransferase, which produces MSFEKPKIRLCVDQPLAEEQAVALSRDQAHYLFGVMRLERGARVALFNGRDGEWAAEVADAGKRGGTLVCRDRQAAQGTPPDLWLLFAPVKKARTDFIVEKAVEMGVRRILPVQTDFTNSERLRVDKQQAHAVEAAEQCGATFVPEVAEMARLERLLSEWDTTRQILFCDETAAGAPTILGGLEPGPWAVLIGPEGGFSDRERARLAEMDCARAVSLGPRILRAETAAVAALALWQAHLGDWT
- a CDS encoding ATP-binding protein, whose translation is MNAELRDGGTLVIQGVLGNTPQAVTLALHQVRAHLDRRPPFSDLDLSWEIVVAEVLNNIVEHAYADGCAGTISLHLTFRPDSLRAEFRDTGVAMPGHTPPKGMAANLDVPIADLPEGGFGWHLIRTLVTDLDYSCTEGTNRLALEMLLSHAS
- a CDS encoding GNAT family N-acetyltransferase, translated to MIRKATQADIGQMVAFLEERIAHSMFLLGNLEAHGVGNTKHPHGTSFFLRETGEGITGVFGATNGGFLMCQLPGLSATEAQTYAHLLKGYTVTGMTGDVRQMDEILSALRIPADALSLNRVEPLYRLTLSGLGAAPAVRQARETDVTQLADWWARYLSETGTCPPARIDREAAVRARAAVGSPDTQIMEERGRPVAMARINAHARRAVQVGGVFVPETLRGEGRAGRVVSGLLATARARGAELAILFAASPVAARAYERIGFVRCGDYRVTILRDPLPLGAAA
- the ggt gene encoding gamma-glutamyltransferase, whose translation is MRDFQKPGRSPVLAMNGLCATSHPLAASTAVDVLRRGGNAMDAAIAGAVLLGLCEPAMTGIGGDCFALVSPAGTEDVVAVNGSGRAPAGHNAALLRDEGKSTVPLDHPYAVTVPGAIDAFCTMSERWGKLGLADSLAPAIRYMDEGVPIPPRVAFDYAQAHENLQGAARHHFLKDGKPLKTGDILALPGQAEVLRRISKHGRSAFYEGEVAEDMLAALNAGGGRHTTEDFAAARTTFADPLAGHYKGRELLEHPPNGQGITAHLMLNILSHFDLAAMDPFGVERAHVEAEAAKLAYDARNRFLSDPDTMTGLAHLQAPETAERLAALIDPNRAMASATTVSEAVHKDTIYLTVVDRDRMVVSLIYSVFHSFGSGIASEKFGILFQNRGAGFSLAEGHANEMAGGKRPLHTIIPAMVRDEGRVTMPFGVMGGQYQPNGHARVMSNMTDYGMDPQAALDAPRSFAEGGKLMVERGYAPEVAAALAEKGHAVDTPVTPIGGAQAILIHPSGVLEGASDPRKDGCAIGY